From Ictalurus punctatus breed USDA103 chromosome 26, Coco_2.0, whole genome shotgun sequence:
taaaaacccCCACTGTCGTGATGTTAAAGGGAAATTAACGAATGATGGCGCTGCGACATCGTTTTGACCTGACCGGATGGACGTACCTGTACTGACCACGCCCAGTGAGAAGATCTCCTGAGGAGAGGAATCGTTGATCCATGCGCTCAGAGCTGTAATGATTCCTCTGGTCGCAGAAATAGCTGCAGGCCTGTTCGTCTTGAGAGAAATGGCACTTCGACGCGAGCTGACCGAGCCTGGGAAGTCATTCTCCAGCCATTTTCTGTCAGGAGAGATTATCGGTATGATGACTAACACGTGGGAAAGGAGCGTGAAGGTCGCTTGATCGGGTGCGTCCTCTGAAGCTGCggcgtaacacactcggaggaacgcgctatccgccctcttctgcACACGTGACCGCACAGACGCTCGCGATTGGCTAGCCTTGGTGTGATTGACGAGGGaaagagagtatgcccctcctaCCCAGAGATCACGGACAATCAAGCGCCACTTGAGTTTTTGAATTAGTTAATGAGTTTGTTCATGATCAcctttcttgtgtgtgtgtgtgtgtgtgtgtgtgtgtgtgtgtgtgtttttccttagACCACCCTTTACACGGACCAATTAGAGTTAGGCTTAGGGTAAGATTAATGTCTTAACCAAGTCCCCAAGTATCAAGTAAATCAACCAGCTTCCACACTTTTCCCATGGGCGGAGCTAAGGGGTGGCCCGACAAATGACGTGCAACTGAACAACTTGGTAAGTGTCGCTGTGATAGGCTCGTTCGAATAATAACAGCACGCGCACTACAAATATGAAAGCTAAGGATTCGTCAACGAGTGTAATATCGTGCAGGAAGAAGCTTAAAAAGTTTACACCGAAGTGTTCCCTTACCCCAACAGAGAAGCGCatgggtgtgcaaacttttgtcAACGATGGCCATTATTCAGCAGCATAACAttagacttcttttttttttttttcagttcgtTAGTAGCTACCGTTAGCTAATGATATTGAACACGTAGCACTAACGTACTTCATAAGTAGCCTAATGTTATGTTCGCTTAAACGTTACGGATCTTGCCCTAGATTGCCACCCCAGGATAGTCGTTGGGCCAAACCTGGCCACCCCGTTGTGAAAATTTTGCCCACACCCCTGCAGGTCTGTCCGTCGTTTTACTCCTTACCTATCGTAAACGATCTCCAGGATGTTCTGAGAGAATCCTGCAGGTCCCCAGATGGCACCTTTGTATCTGTAAACCTTCGCTCGTTGTAGGTCGACGTGGTAACGACCACTGATGTTTCCCCAGACGATGACGTCGGTGATATCTGAGATCGGAAAGACGTTTTTAATTATCAAAATGGCTGGGGGAGGGGCTCAGAAGTTGACCCCTCCTACTTAACCATCCTTCCAAATGCACCTGTTAACTACATGTATGTTTTTCAACGAATGGAGCTGGAATTGTTCTCACCGTGGCTTTTCACTGACAGCTGCACTGCAAGCTGAGTCCTCGCTTCTCCTTCCAGCTGCGCCGCGATGGCCACGAAGCGGCGTGGATCCACGGAGGGTGCGCGCTCGATCAGCAGGCCGCACTTCAAGTTGACGTAGACGTCTCCTGCCACCAGCACTCGTAGATCTCTGTGCGCGTTGTCCTCGATTAGACGTCCGTAGCAATCTAATCGTTCCACCACTCGGCTCAGACGCTGCTCCGCGTCCTCGTTCGGTCCCCGCTCGTCCAGGAGAACGATCAGATCGGCCGCCCGGAACGCCACCGTCAGGTCCGAGTGGACGGTGACTTCGTGGAGCTGAGGCAGAGCCATGTCTTCGACCTCCATTTTAAGAGCCAACAGGGAGTCTTCACTGGCGTCTGCGTCCAAAAGGTGGAGGCTGACAGCGGGGACGGCGGCGAATACGCCGGACGTGAAGAGCGATGGGATGAGGTGGTTGCAGATCGGGTTCAGAGCACTGCACAGATACGTGCTGTTAGTACAGCGCTAACACATCCGTTTGAGGTGATTTTCAGCTCGTGGGAGGAACAAGGTACAAATAATATGATGTGTCACTACATGCTCTCGGTCACACACGTGGGGACGtcctgttagaggaaaataattaacgaCGGCTTGGTGTGATGAAGCACGGTTACTGAAATTGATCAGTTTCCTATAACGgtacatcctgaagtgtttcattcctcttacgCTGCGattttaaataacaacacatttttttagGTTTATTATTACGAGTCGTTTATAGGTGATGTGACGTGACGCGTCCAGTGTGCAAGGCCCCGTGTTCCTATacgtcgttactatagaaaagagAACGTGGCCGTAAAAGGCAACACTGCGAATTCTCACCCGCTGATCCAGATGTGGAAAGACTGGTGGAGTTGGCGTTGTCTCTCTTCATCCCAAAGGCGTAGTTCCGTCGCCCGAAGATTCTCTGCTGCGATGTTCAGCATCAGCTCCGTGCCCATGTCTGACGTGATACCGTAGTAGCCctgagacagaccgagagacgTTGATTCATGCACAGAGAATGGTTCAAAGCTTTTAAATCCCTATCCACTGAAATGTACTTGCACAtgcagtgcaaa
This genomic window contains:
- the mdh1b gene encoding putative malate dehydrogenase 1B isoform X2; the encoded protein is MLPSAWESWLEDTCSSNGWKHTSSPMVWRELTDRGGKGMLLGGFSDFLEYVQGYYGITSDMGTELMLNIAAENLRATELRLWDEERQRQLHQSFHIWISGALNPICNHLIPSLFTSGVFAAVPAVSLHLLDADASEDSLLALKMEVEDMALPQLHEVTVHSDLTVAFRAADLIVLLDERGPNEDAEQRLSRVVERLDCYGRLIEDNAHRDLRVLVAGDVYVNLKCGLLIERAPSVDPRRFVAIAAQLEGEARTQLAVQLSVKSHDITDVIVWGNISGRYHVDLQRAKVYRYKGAIWGPAGFSQNILEIVYDRKWLENDFPGSVSSRRSAISLKTNRPAAISATRGIITALSAWINDSSPQEIFSLGVVSTGHFGIPVGLVFCVPVTFEKGEWSVCADVVVTEELRRKLEAAVNEITAEKSTADGMRTKSSLTSYSNSSQ
- the mdh1b gene encoding putative malate dehydrogenase 1B isoform X1, coding for MAKFVLAGKADCPYYAKAELLADLLQSILPDFCIHKICMLPSAWESWLEDTCSSNGWKHTSSPMVWRELTDRGGKGMLLGGFSDFLEYVQGYYGITSDMGTELMLNIAAENLRATELRLWDEERQRQLHQSFHIWISGALNPICNHLIPSLFTSGVFAAVPAVSLHLLDADASEDSLLALKMEVEDMALPQLHEVTVHSDLTVAFRAADLIVLLDERGPNEDAEQRLSRVVERLDCYGRLIEDNAHRDLRVLVAGDVYVNLKCGLLIERAPSVDPRRFVAIAAQLEGEARTQLAVQLSVKSHDITDVIVWGNISGRYHVDLQRAKVYRYKGAIWGPAGFSQNILEIVYDRKWLENDFPGSVSSRRSAISLKTNRPAAISATRGIITALSAWINDSSPQEIFSLGVVSTGHFGIPVGLVFCVPVTFEKGEWSVCADVVVTEELRRKLEAAVNEITAEKSTADGMRTKSSLTSYSNSSQ